From Cercospora beticola chromosome 6, complete sequence, a single genomic window includes:
- a CDS encoding uncharacterized protein (MEROPS:MER0013421), which translates to MKFHSATLLAVCALTIAAPSPRHEPQRLSRWASIKQHFLQSVLGFEQSKDERIVLSKDGWDRQLPAHTVARYGGDLVLRFNISTSEESASLAEAADTLMLDVWEFAHDWVDIRLSKDSVPLLLGLLPDSLQHAHKPLIGEKELSEAIIANYQKSTHRNTPAFNQPTGRPLGALERASEADTNIFFGDFQPFNVIEPWLRLMSSLFTTHVRHINIGLSYEGRSIPAVRVGVHPTNNDDPNPPRRKTILISGGLHAREWISTTTVNYIAYSLITGYGKDHMTTQLLENFDFVFIPTLNPDGYIYTWETDRLWRKNRQQTGIRFCQGMDLDRSFGFEWSATDNPCSESYTGESPFEAVEAKRLADWAKNETKNNNVDFVGFLDLHSYSQEVLYPYSYSCDDEPPGLENLEELGMGLAKAIRATHGRNYEVMSACEGNSVMTSTNKKVHLRPSVEATGGSALDFFYRTIGVRYAYQLKLRDRGTYGFLLPKEHIIPAGKEILNAVLYFTSFLNDVYYASSDSGSKAPRLTSLVPEFEEAARSLLDQSDIARDEEDDDPWVVIEDLEIEEAKLDLKRRRRR; encoded by the exons ATGAAGTTCCATAGCGCAACGCTGCTGGCAGTATGCGCTCTGACCATCGCCGCACCCTCTCCCCGCCACGAGCCACAACGACTATCGCGATGGGCAAGCATCAAACAACACTTTCTGCAATCCGTGCTAGGCTTCGAACAATCCAAGGATGAGCGCATTGTGTTGTCAAAGGACGGCTGGGACCGACAGCTGCCAGCACATACTGTTGCAAGATATGGCGGGGATCTGGTGCTGCGATTCAACATCAGCACTTCAGAAGAGTCGGCCAGCCTGGCAGAGGCAGCGGATACGTTGATGCTGGATGTGTGGGAATTCGCGCATGACTGGGTCGACATACGCCTGTCGAAAGACAGCGTACCTCTGTTGCTCGGGTTGCTGCCAGACTCGCTCCAGCACGCGCACAAGCCGTTGATCGGAGAGAAGGAATTGTCCGAGGCCATCATTGCCAACTATCAAAAATCCACACACCGCAACACACCAGCCTTCAATCAACCTACAGGGCGACCGCTCGGTGCCCTGGAGCGCGCCTCGGAAGCCGATACCAACATCTTCTTTGGAGACTTCCAGCCTTTCAATGTGATCGAGCCATGGCTGCGCCTGATGTCTTCTCTCTTCACAACGCACGTCAGACACATTAACATTGGTCTGTCATACGAGGGCCGCAGCATCCCAGCTGTACGAGTGGGTGTCCATCCAACCAACAATGATGACCCAAATCCTCCTCGACGAAAGACAATCCTCATCTCCGGAGGCCTACATGCGCGCGAATGGATCAGTACCACGACGGTCAACTACATCGCATACTCGCTGATCACCGGATATGGCAAGGACCATATGACCACACAGCTGCTGGAGAATTTCGACTTTGTCTTCATCCCCACTCTCAACCCAGACGGCTACATCTACACCTGGGAGACTGATCGTCTGTGGCGCAAGAACCGCCAGCAAACAGGCATACGGTTCTGCCAGGGAATGGACCTCGACCGCTCCTTCGGTTTCGAATGGTCCGCAACAGACAACCCATGTAGCGAATCCTACACTGGTGAATCCCCCTTCGAAGCCGTCGAAGCCAAACGCCTGGCAGACTGGGCCAAAAACGAGACCAAAAACAACAATGTTGATTTCGTCGGCTTTCTGGACCTCCACTCATACTCACAGGAAGTACTCTACCCCTATAGCTATTCCTGCGATGACGAGCCACCCGGATTGGAAAACCTCGAAGAACTCGGCATGGGATTGGCCAAGGCTATCCGTGCCACACATGGTCGTAACTACGAAGTCATGTCTGCGTGCGAGGGCAATTCTGTTATGACTTCGACTAACAAAAAGGTCCACTTGCGGCCTAGCGTAGAGGCCACGGGAGGTTCTGCATTGGATTTCTTCTATCGCACGATTGGAGTGCGATATGCGTACCAGTTGAAATTGCGCGATAGGGGTACCTACGGGTTCTTGCTGCCAAAG GAACATATTATTCCCGCGGGCAAGGAAATTCTCAATGCTGTGTTATATTTCACTTCCTTCTTGAATGATGTGTATTATGCGTCTTCTGACAGTGGAAGCAAGGCGCCAAGATTGACGTCGCTGGTGCCCGAATTTGAGGAGGCGGCGCGAAGCCTGCTGGACCAGTCTGACATTGcgagagatgaagaagatgatgatccgTGGGTGGTTATCGAAGACTTGGAAATTGAAGAAGCAAAGCTTGATTTGAAGCGGCGACGGAGGAGATAG
- a CDS encoding uncharacterized protein (MEROPS:MER0017177), which produces MDGVIDPPETIMAPKIQPSDIGTKVKREYIEVNGWKWSYLEAHAEGTQKAVAVLIHGFPDQSLAWRYQIPLLTSLGIRTIALNCMGYGETGASDNLRDYGFKSHADVVAAIAKKIGTHKIIIGGHDWGGATVYRVAQWYPDLISHVFSVCTAYAPPTKSYISTKTLAETTIPQFGYQLQLGSEDQVIENVIKDRSTMKKFLHGMYGGRVASGKYFMLPKTGIDLSILTSESETIAPTPLLNDSELSYYVDEFMKNGIHGPCNWYRTREINFQEDLELPKETRNLIKQPTLYILATRDMVLTREMSAKMEKAVPNLTRGEVKATHWALWHAPDEVNGILREWLEGVVLGGGKESKL; this is translated from the exons ATGGACGGCGTCATCGACCCGCCAGAGACTATCATGGCACCCAAGATCCAACCGAGCGACATTGGGACAAAGGTGAAGCGGGAGTACATTGAAGTAAATGGCTGGAAGTGGT CATATCTCGAAGCCCACGCTGAAGGAACACAAAAAGCCGTAGCAGTCCTCATCCACGGATTTCCAGATCAGTCACTAGCATGGCGATACCAAATCCCGCTGCTCACATCTCTTGGCATTCGAACTATCGCCCTCAACTGCATGGGCTATGGAGAGACTGGAGCATCCGATAACTTACGAGACTATGGCTTCAAATCCCACGCAGATGTCGTCGCTGCCATAGCTAAGAAAATCGGCACCCACAAGATCATCATCGGCGGACACGACTG GGGCGGAGCCACAGTCTACCGCGTAGCCCAATGGTACCCAGATCTAATCTCCCACGTCTTCAGCGTCTGCACCGCCTACGCCCCTCCCACAAAATCCTACATCAGCACCAAAACCCTCGCCGAAACTACAATCCCCCAGTTCGGCTACCAACTCCAACTCGGCAGCGAAGACCAAGTCATCGAAAACGTCATAAAAGACCGCTCCACAATGAAAAAATTCCTCCACGGAATGTACGGCGGTCGTGTAGCTTCAGGAAAATATTTCATGCTCCCCAAAACAGGCATCGACCTCTCAATCCTAACCTCCGAATCCGAAACCATCGCACCAACCCCCTTACTCAACGACTCCGAACTCTCATACTACGTCGACGAATTCATGAAAAACGGAATCCATGGTCCATGTAATTGGTATCGAACGAGGGAAATTAATTTTCAAGAAGATTTGGAGCTTCCAAAGGAGACGAGGAATTTGATCAAACAGCCTACGTTGTATATTTTGGCTACGAGGGATATGGTGCTGACGAGGGAAATGAGtgcgaagatggagaaaGCTGTGCCGAATCTGACGAGGGGAGAGGTTAAGGCTACGCATTGGGCGCTTTGGCATGCGCCGGATGAGGTTAATGGGATTTTGAGGGAGTGGTTGGAGGGGGTTGTGTTGGGTGGGGGGAAGGAGAGTAAATTGTGA